Genomic window (Candidatus Effluviviaceae Genus V sp.):
GGCGCGGACGATCTCGATGTAGTGCCGCATCGGGTTGAGAAGCGTCAACCACCGGAAGACCGCGGGCATGCTGCTCACGGGGAACATGAAGCCCGAGAGCAGGATCGCGGGCATGAAGACGAGGAAGCTCGTGAGGAACGCCTCCTGCTGCGTCTTCGAGATGGTGGAGATCAAGAGGCCGATGCCGAGCCCCGACAGCAGG
Coding sequences:
- a CDS encoding ABC transporter permease subunit codes for the protein LLSGLGIGLLISTISKTQQEAFLTSFLVFMPAILLSGFMFPVSSMPAVFRWLTLLNPMRHYIEIVRAIFLKGAGPALLWPQLTALLVIGVGLLTFATSRFSKTTG